Below is a window of bacterium DNA.
ATACGTGCTTCCGAAAACTTATTTACAGCACGGCTTAACTGCCCTGTAACCATGTCAATTTGAGCCAAATCGTTTAAAAACCTAATTTCTTCTACTTTAGCCTCGCCCGATTGTTGCGAAATTTTAAGGCCTTCGGTAAAATAAAAACCGGCTTCTTTAAAACTTTGTTGATGCAAAAGAGCTAGCCCCTTTTTTTCCCAAACTTTCAATCTGCTTTTTAATGGAATTTCTACCGTAGTATAGGTCATTTCCTTTTCTACAGTACCCAATATAGCTACAGCCTCAGGAAATCGATCGAGCCAAATTAAAATTTCTGAGGCCGCTACCGCCCACTCTACGCGCTGGGGCAAAGGCACGTCTACAAAAGTATTATGAAGTTTTTCATAACACTCAAGTGCCCTCTCCTTTTTTCCTTCATGAGCTAAAGCATCACCCAACTGCTCCAAGGCCGTTAACACCATCAAACTATCGCCACCCAAACTTTGGTGATACCAAATATCTTGCTCATTTAACCCTAAATCGTTCTGCGACAACCGACGATGCAATTCTTTAATTTGAGAAGAAGGCAGCGATTTACTGATAAATGGAATATATGCCGAACGGTATAAAAAATATGTTTTTTTATCTTCAAAACGTATTATTTTTTTATCCATCATCTTCTTTTGTAAAATAGAAAATCCCGGCGACAGTCTTTCCAACGCTTTAGGCGTTAAACCATGAGGCGATACAGCTAGCCAATGTACTATCTCTTTTTCTTCCTTGCTAAAATTTTGATATTCGTGAGTGAGTCGTTCCTCTAAAGACTGTGATGTCTCCACTTTTTTAAGTGCTTCCGATAAATTGGCAAGCAAATCAGAACTCCATCGCCCTTTCTCATCAAACAAAAGCCCTCTCTCGATCATGTTTTTAATAATTTGCTCACATAACTGCGGATTACCTCCGGTATCACGATAAATTTCAGATACAAATAAATCGGGGATTTCACGCGAGGCAATAATAGTTTCCAAAAAAATCCGGGTTTCATTTTCATCAAACGGCTTTATTTCAACCACCGAAATTTCAGAATCGTCGTGAGGGAAAATGGGTTCAAAAAAACGGAATTGCCCGTGTGTTGTGCCGCAAATAACAACCAGCATGCGCTTGGTATCGGGAGAAAGAATTTTTTGTTCTAAAAAGGAAACAAATTCAAATAAACTTTTTTTATGCTCGGCTGTAACAATGGCTGTTCGTAAAGCATGTTTTTGGTCTTCGGGTTCATCTAAAAAATCTTCCAGATCTTCCAAAATAATAGAGTCCACCGACTTAAGCAGCTTTTTATCAGCTTCACCCAAAGGCAGCTTAACATCTTCAATAGAAATTTTTTCTAACTGAAGACTGGTACGAATTTGTGAAATAAATTTACTTTTACCAACACCATTTTCACCATACAAATACATTACATGAAAAGCCTTGCCCGAACGCCCGCCCACAAAATGCGCTACGGTTTGATCAATCATCAACTGAGCATCCTGACGGCCAATAAGCTCGGATGTTGTGGGCAAGTAAGAAAGAAGTGTTTCTTTTGTTTCAACGGTATATTTCCTTTTTGAAAACGCAGCAATATCTTCAATAACGGCAGCAGCACTCGAATAACGCTCCTCAGGCTTTTTAGACAACAGCGTCATTATAATATCATTCATGTATTTTGGAATTTTATCGTTTACAAGTACTGGCGGTGTAGGAGTATGGGTACGATGACGATCGTACACTTCTTGCAAAGATTTTCCCGAAAAAGGCTGAATTCGAGTAAGGCAATTGTAAAAAATTACTCCAATAGCATATAAATCACTTGTGATACTGTGTTTTTCGCCTCTAAAAATTTCGGGAGCCAAATAGGTTGGCGTTCCTACAATGGAAGCACCCCAATAACCTGCCAAGCCAAAATCAATAAGCACTACCTGATTGCCGTTTTCTACGTAAATATTCCCGGGTTTTAAATCGCAGTGAATAATTCCTTTTTGATGCAAATAATTAACAGCTCGTAGCACCTGAACAAACATGTCTTCACATTTTTCAAATGACAAATTGTTGGTAGCTGCAAATAAATCGCACCCTTTTAGCCAGGGCGACGTAAAAAATACTTTTTGCGACTCATCGTCAAACCCAAAATCAAAAATGCGACCAATATTTGGATGCGAGAGTTTTTTTAATACTTTAAATTCATTTTCAAATTGTTCAATGGCAGCTTTTTGATTTTCGGATGTTTTCAGGAGTTTTAAAGCCACCGGATCACCCTTTGGAGGCATTACCAAGTATACTTCCCCCATGGCTCCAGAGCCTAAATTTTTTAAAACTCTAAATTTATGTGCTATTTGTTCCATCTAAAAATTATTTCCTTTTGGGACGATACAAATGAGTAGCATGCCCAAAAAATACTTCGGAAGCTTCCATTACTGTTTCTGATAAAGTTGGATGTGGATGAATGGTGAGCGCCAAATCAGAAACTGTAGCGCCCATTTCAATAGCCAACACTCCTTCGGCAATAAGTTCACCGGCACCAGGCCCGCAAAGCCCCATACCCAAAACGAGTTCGGTTTTAGGATCTACAATTAGTTTAGTAACACCATCCGAACGCCCAAGGCTTGTAGCACGTCCTGATGCTGCCCACGGGAAACGCGCAATTTCAACCTCAATACCTTTCGCCTTGGCATCACTTTCGGTTAACCCACACCAGGCAATTTCGGGATCGGTAAAAACCACAGCCGGTATCGCTTTGGGTTCAAATACACTCACCTCACCCAAAATGGATTCTACCGCGGCAAATCCTTCGTGGCTTGCCTTATGCGCCAACATAGGATCACCAGCCACATCTCCAATGGCATAAACCCCAGGTTCATCCGTTTCGCGATTAGGTTTAATTTCTATAAAACCTTTTGAACTCACTTTCACCTGGGTGTTTTCTAAACCAAGTCCGGTGCTATTGGGTTTACGTCCAATACTCACCAGCACTTTATGAAAAGTTCTCTCCTTTACTCCCTCGGCACCATCCAAAGAAACGGTTACACCATCGCCAGATTCTTTTACAAAACCTACTTTGGTTTTAAGAATAATTTCCATTTCGCTATCCAGCTTGCGCTTAAGCGGTAACACCAAATCACTATCGGCACCGGCCAAAATAGAATCGAGAGCCTCTACCACAGTAACCTTGGTACCTAAAGCGGCATACACACTCCCCAGCTCAAGCCCAATATAGCCGCCGCCCACAACCAATAATGTGGGAGGAATTTGGCCTAAACTTAAAGCCCCCGTTGAATTAAGAATATTTTCCGACTCGTAAGGCCAACCTGGTAAAGTATGAGGGCGTGAACCGGTAGCAATAATAATATTTTTAAAATTCACTTCTACAATACCGCCATGAGCTTTGGCTACTTGAAGCGTTTTTGAATTTAAAAAAGAACCCTGACCTTGAATAAATTCAATTTTACGTTGTTTGGTAAGTTGACCCAAACCACCGGTAAGCTTTTTTACTACTTCATTTTTCCAACTAAAAAGTTTAGCAGCATCTACTTTAGGTTCACTAAATTCAATACCAAACTCTTTAGCATGACGCGCTTCATTCACAACCTTGGCCGCATGTAAAAGCGCTTTAGACGGTATACAACCTTTATACAAACAAACTCCCCCAGGATTAGCCTCGGTATCCACCAACATTACTTTAAGCCCATGATCGGCCGCTCTAAAGGCCGCAGCATACCCGCCAGGGCCGGCACCTAGTACAACCAAGTCTGTTTCTATTTTATCAACTGACATGCGTGAAAAAGTGGATGGTGAATAGTGGATAGTGAATGGAAAGAACATTTCTTTACCATCCACCATTCACTATCCACTATTCACCGTTTTTTACCCTTCAAGTCCCATCAAAAACGGCTCGGTAGCCGCTTCTGCAATCCAGCGCAAAAAGCGCGCCGCATCCGCGCCATCAATAATGCGATGATCATACGACAGCGAAAGAGGCAAAATCATACGCGGCATCCACTCGCCATCAATAAGTACCGGTGTTTCAATAGCCCGGCCTAAGCCTAAAATTGCCACCTCAGGCCAATTAACAATGGGTGTAAAATGTGTAGTCCCCAAACCTCCCAAATTAGAAATGGTAAAGCTCGCCCCACGTAATTCATCAAGAGATGTTTTGTGATCGCGCGCGCGCAGTGCCATTTGTGTAAGCTCTACCGAAAGTTCTAAAATATTTTTTTCATCTACATTGCGTATATTGGGCACCAGTAAACCACGATCGGTATCTACCGCTACCCCCACATGGATATATTTCTTGTAAACAATTTCTTCGGTTTCCATATCGAGGCTGGCATTAAATTGCGGAAAAACTTTAAGCGCGCTTGCTACAAGCTTAAGCATAATGGCCGTCATGGTAAGCTTGCCGCCTTTTTTCTCAACACGCCCCTCAAACTTTTTGCGCAAGGCTAATACTTCGGTAATATCGGCAGTATCAAATTGGGTTACATGCGGGATAGTTTGCCAAGAGTACGATAAATTTTTAGCCGTTACGCGCCGCACTTTAGACATAGGCACACGCTCTACAGCTCCATATTTTGAAAAATCGGGAAGCTCTTTCACCTCGGACGACAGATTATGATCTTCCACAATGTTTTTCTTTTGCGAATAATGTTGCACATCATCGGCCGTAATTCGCCCACTAGGGCCCGTTCCTTTTACACGATCAAGCGGTACCCCAATTTCGCGTGCCAGTTTACGAACCGAAGGAGGAGCTAACACGGCATCCGTCAAAGAATCGGGAACCGGGGGCCGAGGTTCGGGAACCGTAACAGGAGTTTTTTTCACATCAACCTTTGGTGATATAGAAGAAGAGACTGAAGACGGAGGAACAGGGATATGAGAAGACTCTTTCACAGGCTCCGGCCTTTTTTCAACAGCTCCCGGTTCCCGTATCCCGGATCCCGGGTTATACAAAAACAAAACCTGCCCTACTTTAGCTTTATCACCAGCTTTTACTTTTAATTCGGTAATCGTCCCCGCTTCGGGAGCCGGTACTTCTACTACGGCCTTATCGGTTTCTAGTTCCAAAATAGTCTGATCTTTTTTAACCGTATCGCCAGCTTTAACCACCACACGCACAACATCGCCGCCTTTGATATTTTCGCCTAATTCGGGCAATTTAAATTCCATATAATCTCTCCTTCACTCTTAAATAAAAACTACACAATCGAAGATGGATCCCCGCCTCCGCGGGGATGACACCGGATATTTTAAATCACCGGCTGCGGGTGGCACTTTTATTTTTTTGGAAAACATGGGGGCCACCTTAAAAGTCCTCACCCTACCACCCAAAGCGTATGATTCAGAACTCGTGAGGGCGTCATAAAATCTAGACCCTTTTGTTTTTCAAAAAAATAAAAGTGCCACTCGCAGCACCCCGCAAACCACCATCAACGGTAGAAAGGATTCCCCCGTTTCCCATCAATTTCCATTTCCTTAAAAACTTTGTCTTTTAATTTTTTATCAACAACTCCATCGGCAAAAAGACCAGCCACCGTTGACGCTACAATATGACGCGCATCTACTTCAAAGTGATCACGTAATTTTTCACGCGTGTCACTTCGGCCAAAACCATCTGTACCCAAAACATAAAATGAACCAGGAACCCACTTGGCTAATGTTAACGCCATATTCTTTACGTAATCGGAGGCCGACACATACACTTGTCCGCGCTTTTCTAAATTTTGTGTAATAAAAGCCTTTTCTTTTTTCCCGTTTAAAAGATTATGACGATCTACATCGAGTGCGTTTTTATAAAGTTCCTTGTAACTGGTAACACTCCACACCTCTGTGGCAATTTTGTAATTGTCTTCCAATATTTTTTGAGCCTTGAGCGTTTCGCCTAAAATAGCGCCACTCCCAAGTAAAACAGCTGTAGCCTTTTTTTCGGACGCAGGCTTTAAAAGATACATCCCTTTTAAAATACCCTCTTCAACGCCTTTGGGCATGGAGAGCTGCGGATAATTTTCGTTACCTAAGGTAAGATAATAAAAAATATCTTCCCGGTCTTGATACATGCGTTTAATACCGTCTTTAATAATAATGGCTAATTCAAAGGCAAATGCAGGGTCGTACGCCATTAAGTTTGGTACTGGTAACGCTAAAAGATGACTGTGCCCGTCTTGATGCTGCAACCCTTCGCCCGCAAGAGTGGTACGACCGGCGGTGGCTCCTAGCAAAAAACCCTTAGCGCGACTATCGGCTGCGGCCCAAATAAAATCGCCTACACGCTGGAATCCAAACATGGAATAAAAAATAAAAAACGGGATCGTATTAACTCCATAATTGGCATAAGCACAACCAGCAGCAATAAACGATGAGAGCGAACCCGCTTCGGTGATACCTTCTTCTAAAATTTGTCCTTCGGTAATTTCTTTGTAATAAAGCAAACTCGCACTATCTACAGGTTCGTACAATTGCCCCACATGCGAGTAAATACCACACTGACGAAAAAGGGCTTCCATTCCAAAAGTGCGCGCTTCATCGGGAACAATGGGTACTACTAACTTTCCTACCGCTTCATCTTTTAATAATTTGGCCAAAATACGCACAAAAGCCATGGTGGTAGACACTTCGCGATCTTCCGTGCCGGCATAAAATTCTTCAAAAAGAGAATTGGGCGGCGCTTTAAGAGAACCTGCCAGGTCAGCCCTGGCCGGAACCGAACCCCCTAAAGCCTCGCGGCGTTCCTTTAAATAAATCATTTCAGGACTATCAGGAGCAGGCTTATAAAACGGAGCCTTCATCACATCTTCATCTTTTACCGGA
It encodes the following:
- a CDS encoding tetratricopeptide repeat protein, whose protein sequence is MEQIAHKFRVLKNLGSGAMGEVYLVMPPKGDPVALKLLKTSENQKAAIEQFENEFKVLKKLSHPNIGRIFDFGFDDESQKVFFTSPWLKGCDLFAATNNLSFEKCEDMFVQVLRAVNYLHQKGIIHCDLKPGNIYVENGNQVVLIDFGLAGYWGASIVGTPTYLAPEIFRGEKHSITSDLYAIGVIFYNCLTRIQPFSGKSLQEVYDRHRTHTPTPPVLVNDKIPKYMNDIIMTLLSKKPEERYSSAAAVIEDIAAFSKRKYTVETKETLLSYLPTTSELIGRQDAQLMIDQTVAHFVGGRSGKAFHVMYLYGENGVGKSKFISQIRTSLQLEKISIEDVKLPLGEADKKLLKSVDSIILEDLEDFLDEPEDQKHALRTAIVTAEHKKSLFEFVSFLEQKILSPDTKRMLVVICGTTHGQFRFFEPIFPHDDSEISVVEIKPFDENETRIFLETIIASREIPDLFVSEIYRDTGGNPQLCEQIIKNMIERGLLFDEKGRWSSDLLANLSEALKKVETSQSLEERLTHEYQNFSKEEKEIVHWLAVSPHGLTPKALERLSPGFSILQKKMMDKKIIRFEDKKTYFLYRSAYIPFISKSLPSSQIKELHRRLSQNDLGLNEQDIWYHQSLGGDSLMVLTALEQLGDALAHEGKKERALECYEKLHNTFVDVPLPQRVEWAVAASEILIWLDRFPEAVAILGTVEKEMTYTTVEIPLKSRLKVWEKKGLALLHQQSFKEAGFYFTEGLKISQQSGEAKVEEIRFLNDLAQIDMVTGQLSRAVNKFSEARIKSKSLSKNEIKRVTNNDLGHVYYRMQDFENAIEILKEDVKIFSTLPYLEPLARAQYTLAECYRAVKKLSKAISEYERCIEICNKENLLSILLRAYNGLGNVYLVSEKYPDALKNYQRALEISVHLNDLTTKAALLVNQGLIYRYQNNLPQATRRFLLAKQILESKDKKLPYETQLLSKCLSELSQIAMEENNSMRALTFQVEKAKMMEDNDTLKSDEFPIKLELARLYLENRLEEPFKEELLKLEELAHTDDEKQQIAELKARLVDIRSYSQDNTLKVGEA
- the aceE gene encoding pyruvate dehydrogenase (acetyl-transferring), homodimeric type, which codes for MTEDDYNPEEEALDIADWLESFDDLLATAGPIRARRVLEELMQRSYNKGVRLPFSANTPYINTIPQNEEPAYPGNGELEWRIRSLIRWNAMAMVVRANRQHQGIGGHISSYASSATLYEVGFNHFFRKGNQGLNRDLLYIQGHVAPGIYARAFLEGRLSERDINHFRLELHKGGGLSSYPHPWLMPNFWEFPTVSMGIGPITAIYQARFMRYLEDRGLKPKDSSKVWAFLGDGETDEPEALGAITLASREKLDNLIFVVNCNLQRLDGPVRGNGKIIQELEAAFRGAGWNVIKVIWGYDWDPLLEKDETGELKRRMNEVVDGQYQKYVVESGAYIRDHFFGASENLKNMVAHLTDDEVRRLRRGGHEPGKIYAAYKQAVEHKGAPTVILAKTIKGYGLGESGEGKNITHQQKKMNEDELREFRNRFGIPVKDEDVMKAPFYKPAPDSPEMIYLKERREALGGSVPARADLAGSLKAPPNSLFEEFYAGTEDREVSTTMAFVRILAKLLKDEAVGKLVVPIVPDEARTFGMEALFRQCGIYSHVGQLYEPVDSASLLYYKEITEGQILEEGITEAGSLSSFIAAGCAYANYGVNTIPFFIFYSMFGFQRVGDFIWAAADSRAKGFLLGATAGRTTLAGEGLQHQDGHSHLLALPVPNLMAYDPAFAFELAIIIKDGIKRMYQDREDIFYYLTLGNENYPQLSMPKGVEEGILKGMYLLKPASEKKATAVLLGSGAILGETLKAQKILEDNYKIATEVWSVTSYKELYKNALDVDRHNLLNGKKEKAFITQNLEKRGQVYVSASDYVKNMALTLAKWVPGSFYVLGTDGFGRSDTREKLRDHFEVDARHIVASTVAGLFADGVVDKKLKDKVFKEMEIDGKRGNPFYR
- a CDS encoding 2-oxo acid dehydrogenase subunit E2, translating into MEFKLPELGENIKGGDVVRVVVKAGDTVKKDQTILELETDKAVVEVPAPEAGTITELKVKAGDKAKVGQVLFLYNPGSGIREPGAVEKRPEPVKESSHIPVPPSSVSSSISPKVDVKKTPVTVPEPRPPVPDSLTDAVLAPPSVRKLAREIGVPLDRVKGTGPSGRITADDVQHYSQKKNIVEDHNLSSEVKELPDFSKYGAVERVPMSKVRRVTAKNLSYSWQTIPHVTQFDTADITEVLALRKKFEGRVEKKGGKLTMTAIMLKLVASALKVFPQFNASLDMETEEIVYKKYIHVGVAVDTDRGLLVPNIRNVDEKNILELSVELTQMALRARDHKTSLDELRGASFTISNLGGLGTTHFTPIVNWPEVAILGLGRAIETPVLIDGEWMPRMILPLSLSYDHRIIDGADAARFLRWIAEAATEPFLMGLEG
- the lpdA gene encoding dihydrolipoyl dehydrogenase, yielding MSVDKIETDLVVLGAGPGGYAAAFRAADHGLKVMLVDTEANPGGVCLYKGCIPSKALLHAAKVVNEARHAKEFGIEFSEPKVDAAKLFSWKNEVVKKLTGGLGQLTKQRKIEFIQGQGSFLNSKTLQVAKAHGGIVEVNFKNIIIATGSRPHTLPGWPYESENILNSTGALSLGQIPPTLLVVGGGYIGLELGSVYAALGTKVTVVEALDSILAGADSDLVLPLKRKLDSEMEIILKTKVGFVKESGDGVTVSLDGAEGVKERTFHKVLVSIGRKPNSTGLGLENTQVKVSSKGFIEIKPNRETDEPGVYAIGDVAGDPMLAHKASHEGFAAVESILGEVSVFEPKAIPAVVFTDPEIAWCGLTESDAKAKGIEVEIARFPWAASGRATSLGRSDGVTKLIVDPKTELVLGMGLCGPGAGELIAEGVLAIEMGATVSDLALTIHPHPTLSETVMEASEVFFGHATHLYRPKRK